One Candidatus Poribacteria bacterium genomic region harbors:
- a CDS encoding ATP-binding cassette domain-containing protein, with amino-acid sequence MIEVRELTKSYGTTVAVDHVSFDAHAGEVLGFLGPNGAGKTTTMRILTCYLSADAGSATVAGYDVFEESVEVRKQIGYLPESAPLYADMGVIEYLNFMTQVRNLPKDQRKERIRAVIDICGLEDVIQKDIGELSKGYRQRVGLAQSLIHDPPILILDEPTSGLDPSQIIEIRNLIKNIGQEKLVLFSTHILPEVSATCSRILIINNGKIVANGTPEELASQAKGEEIVHIAIRGSQEAIEAQLNELDFVSQWNRVDTDNGIAGYQIHADQGSDAAEALFHVVVKNGWSLTELRQESVDLEDVFLNLTDREQVE; translated from the coding sequence ATGATCGAAGTTAGAGAACTCACAAAGTCGTATGGTACGACGGTTGCTGTCGACCACGTTTCGTTTGACGCACATGCTGGTGAAGTGTTGGGTTTCCTCGGTCCCAATGGTGCAGGGAAAACGACCACGATGCGTATTCTCACCTGCTATCTTTCTGCGGATGCAGGGAGTGCTACCGTTGCGGGATATGATGTATTTGAAGAATCGGTTGAGGTCAGGAAGCAGATTGGCTATCTCCCTGAAAGTGCTCCACTCTATGCTGACATGGGGGTCATTGAATACCTCAACTTTATGACGCAGGTGCGGAACCTCCCAAAGGACCAGCGGAAAGAGCGGATTCGAGCGGTTATCGACATCTGTGGACTTGAAGACGTTATCCAAAAAGACATCGGCGAACTCTCAAAAGGCTATCGTCAGCGTGTCGGTTTGGCACAAAGCCTCATCCATGATCCACCCATCCTGATTTTAGATGAACCTACCTCTGGGTTAGATCCGAGCCAAATCATTGAGATCCGTAATTTAATCAAAAACATCGGGCAGGAGAAATTGGTGCTCTTCAGCACACATATTTTGCCTGAGGTCTCTGCGACCTGTAGCCGAATCCTAATTATCAACAACGGGAAGATTGTCGCGAACGGGACACCGGAGGAACTTGCGAGTCAGGCGAAGGGTGAAGAAATTGTCCATATCGCCATCCGCGGTTCACAGGAAGCGATTGAGGCACAACTCAACGAATTGGATTTCGTTTCGCAGTGGAATCGTGTGGACACGGACAACGGGATCGCTGGCTATCAGATACATGCCGATCAAGGGAGTGATGCTGCGGAGGCACTCTTTCACGTCGTTGTGAAGAATGGATGGAGCCTCACAGAACTCCGTCAAGAATCCGTGGATTTGGAAGATGTCTTCCTTAATTTGACGGACAGGGAGCAAGTGGAATAG
- a CDS encoding ABC transporter permease subunit: protein MTNITPILKKEFRSYFNSPIAYIFITFFLGISAWLFFRGFFLVNQAEMRGFFGLMPWIFLFFIPAVTMKLWAEEKKLGTVEILMTLPIRDYEVVIGKFLASFALFTVTVLLSLVLPLSVMYLGNPDGGTLIGGYIGLLLMGGAYISVGLFASTLTENQIIAFIFGITACFVLLIIGEDIVLFNTPNWLFPIFSYLGLGAHYSSILRGVLDSRDIIYYLSLIGFFLYLSTLSVESRKWR from the coding sequence ATGACGAACATTACCCCTATCCTTAAAAAGGAATTTAGAAGTTATTTCAATTCGCCCATCGCGTATATTTTTATCACCTTCTTCCTCGGTATCTCCGCATGGCTTTTCTTCAGAGGGTTTTTTCTCGTTAATCAAGCTGAGATGCGCGGTTTTTTTGGATTGATGCCGTGGATTTTCCTGTTTTTCATCCCCGCTGTTACGATGAAGCTCTGGGCTGAAGAAAAAAAGCTCGGTACCGTAGAAATCCTGATGACACTCCCGATTCGAGATTATGAGGTCGTCATTGGGAAATTCTTGGCAAGTTTTGCCCTTTTTACTGTAACGGTGTTACTCTCACTCGTTCTTCCGCTTTCGGTCATGTACTTAGGGAATCCGGATGGTGGGACGCTCATCGGAGGATACATTGGGCTCCTGTTGATGGGTGGGGCATATATATCCGTCGGGCTTTTCGCCTCAACGTTAACTGAAAATCAGATTATCGCCTTTATTTTTGGGATTACTGCGTGTTTCGTGTTGCTTATCATCGGTGAGGACATTGTGCTTTTCAATACGCCGAATTGGTTGTTCCCGATTTTCAGTTATCTGGGGCTCGGCGCACATTATAGCAGTATTCTTCGAGGCGTGCTTGATTCCCGCGACATTATCTATTATCTGTCGCTCATCGGTTTTTTTCTCTATTTAAGCACATTGTCGGTTGAAAGCCGCAAATGGCGGTAA